In the Glycine max cultivar Williams 82 chromosome 19, Glycine_max_v4.0, whole genome shotgun sequence genome, CAAAAACTCCTCTTCTCGTTTGTTGACATTGTGTGACATGTTGGGGGTAGATACGTTCACGAACATTGTGAGATTGGATGCAATTGCTTTCATACAACCATTTCAACCAAGTCCTGACGACActtcaaaccatcctttgttttgcctttaatgttaagaagggtgccaattaaaccatcacaaacatttttctccacgtGCATGACGTCTATACAATGTCTGACATGAAGATCAAaccagtatggaagatcaaagaatatggaccttttcttccatatgtttGTCTCAGTTGGAGATTTTTTTGTGTCTTTCCAAAGATAGTTACGATGTCGTTGACGCGATCATAAACTTCTTTGCCATCTAATGGTTTCAGAGCACTTTCATTTTCCTGACatccattaaatgctttcttcaattGTCGATATGGATGATACTGTTTCAGAAATCTTCGGTGCCTTGTGTACACtgtcttctttccatgttttAGTTGCAAGAAGCTAGTATTTTTCTCACATATAGGACATGCGTGATGACCTTTCACACTATAATCACTTAAATTTCCATATGCTGGACAATCATTAATGGTACAGAAAACCATTGCACGCAACCTAAACATCTGCTGCACATTACCATCCCACACATCAACCCCGTCTTCCCACAATGTTGTCAACTTTTTGATCAATGGAGTCAGATACACGCCAATATCATTCCCAGGCTGTCTTGGACTTGCTATCATCATGCAAAGCATTATGTATTTTctcttcatgcacaaccaaggaagCAGGTTGTAAATCATGAGCAAAACAGGCCATGAATTGTGACTGGTGCTTAAGTTACcaaatggattcattccatccgaAGCAAGGCCAAGCCTTAGATTTCTTGGGTCATTCCCAAAATTAGGATACAAACAATCAAATTCCTTCCATTGTGGACTATCAGTCGGATGTCGAAGCAATCCATCACTTTTTCTCCCGTCTGCATGCCACGCCAAGTTTTTTGCATCGTGTCCATTACCAAAAaatcgcttaaaccttggtattattggaagataccaacaTACCTTTGCTGGCCAACTCTTGTTTGCGGTTGCATCATCACTACATCCGTCATTATTGACCTTGTAGCGTGATGCACCACAAGTAGGGCAATTACGCAATTCTGCAAAGTCATTTCTATACAAAATGCAATCATTTGGACATGCATGGATTTTCTGGTACTCCATTCCCACTGGACATAAAATCTTCTTTGCCTCATATTGATTCTTCGGCAACGTGTTATCTttaggaaacaattttttcaataGAACAAGCAACTcagtgaagcttttgtcactccatccAAATCGTGCCTTCAAGTTGACCAAAGCTAATACCGCTGACAACCTTGTGAAATCTATGCACCCAACATAGAAAGGCATCTTcaaatcattttctattttctcataCAAAGGTGCATGTGCTTGTTGGAATCTGTCTTGCCCCAGATCGCGAATCATGTCTTTTATACGATATCCCATGTCTACATTGATTTACTGAGTGTGAGAGACTGATGGCTAGTTTGAAAAttccccatgccatatccattttgtGTAAGTTGGAATGATCCCATGACATATAAGATGTGATCTCATTTCATTTATTGACTGGTGTCTCCCATTAATTCCCACATTTGACACATGGACAGAAAAATTTACCACGCAAAGATGGTGCATTCAGTTCAGTAAATTGGAGGAATTGTTCAACGCCGTTCTCATACTCATCACTGATGCATGATGCTtgcatccaacttcgatccatgttcTCCTTTTGCTGTAAGACTTTATCAAGTCATGTAACATGCATGTAAactcacttttttcattaaaggtgtgacCCTATCCCATTCAAGAAGACTTTTTTGTATAGTAGATTGAATACTACATGTTAATTgtcttttataaatttgttaaaattttggCAGTATTTCGTCTAAGTCCCCAAGTACACGAGATGAAAGCGGTGACATGTCTTCGTCCACCACATTCAAATATGCAGTCGGAGAACAAAGTGAAATGAAGTATACcgaaattttaacaaatttaagaaaaaacaattaacaTATACGTATTAATCTACTATACAAAATGAGTCTTCTCAAATTGTCAAAACGGATAATTCAAGATTCCATACAACGATTAATGCAAACTTTTCCGTATTAATTATTGTATAGAATCTCAAACGGaaaactaaggttcactcacaATGCACATAATTGGTTATATAACACAAAATTGATAGGTAAATAATCATGTAATTATCATTCGTGTGAGTCAAACAAATACATACCTGAGAAATACGGTCAACAACAACAGCTACAAGTGGGATCAGAGCAGTGGCAAACCAAAGACGACAGTGTACAGTCAACTCCGATGCTTGTGAAACAAGAAATTACTTCATAACTTGAAGTCTCAACCTACTACCTACAACCAAAGAAAACATTGTAATATATTCAAAGACATTCTTAGTAACTTAAATTAGCATTCTAGAGACTACTATCTAGAACAATGATTAAACAGTGTATAAgggtttttttactttttatagagaatacttagaaaaaagaaaataagagtggACTTGGCATTTGCTAGTGGTTATCACTTAACTAAAATTGAGGTAATATTTAGCAGTTAAGCCTCATCCTTCTTGTTCGCAagtgaaaaaaaacacaaaatggtttttttagatgaaataaaaaatcattctatTCTACTGTAAACTCATTTCTTTTGTGACTCACGTCTAAAATCAGACTTGACACTTTGATACTTTGGATTTTGTTCAGATTTAGACAAAACAAAGTCTGAACTTATTCTCGTCCTccaattcaaattttctttatacATTACTTGCTGTACTCTTGATGTTCCAATACAACCTAAAGACTATTAAGTTTAACAAGTAGCATTTCTTTAGTAGTAGAAATAACAATTGTAGTTTCTACACAGTTGCATGCCCAGTAAAAGAATAGGAACCATGGCTGGTTAAAACTTTGTGATGAAAaacaagttttatattttttttttatgacctaaaaatcattttaatttttttataacctaaaattcaattttattaaaaagatgCTTCGGGTGATCACAAGCTGTAACCACCCACAGCAACACAGAGGACGTACAGCAcatgaaatacaaaaaaaaaaaaaaaaaaaaaaacaaggatcAATGGATAAGCCTCCTATCCAAACTGTCCAAGTCCTCGACGATTCTACTGACCCTGCCATTAAGTTAAACAATTGTCCTGCCATTATGTTCCCTAAGGACAGGATTCTATGGACCCAAGTCCACTTCATAAGCATAGaagttcatcacaaaatactgTCTCAAGCACAAACAGCTTGATACAGGATATTGACAGAATAAAAAATACAGGATGAACTTCTGCGATCTCAGTATCAGCTGGGAGCAATGATGGACAGTTTCAAGCACATGGGAATCAGCTTGTTGTCATAGTAGTGCTTAcatttgatcaaaattaaaaaataaaatccccaaattttatttcatgcttcctactcctttgaaaataaaaaatggcaaCATTAATTCATGACTTTCACGCAATTGCCATATTTGACACATTAATTAAATGTCTTTTGTAGCACATGAATGATAAATTGTATCCTAGACTTAAAAATGGCAGCGAtggttccttaaaaaaataacagtgATGTGTGAGGggctataattaataattaatgaatcAATGTGGGAGATGGACGGAACCCTCCCATGTCCCTGGACACTGAGAAAGCCACGACTGTAGCATTCAGACACAATCAACGTGACACGCTCTACCACCACTGATACATCTCCGTCGTAGCCCCACTTcccctttctctttttctctctatttaATAACTTGCTATGCAAATTGAAGCCTTTGCTCCTATGCGAGCAAGCACCAAGCACAACGAGGCTCACATAAATAAATCAACTCAAACATGCACACACACACCCTACTACCACCATCACAGTTGTATATACTCAAATTAAGAGGTAgcagtttttcaaaaactggctAACTAGTTTAATTTGTTGCTTTGCCTGCATTGTAGTAACCATATACATAGAGTGGtggatatatagatatatatagcGTAAAAATTGCACACCTCAGAGATATGGTAAGGGCTCGTTGTTGTGAGAAAGTGGGATTGAAAAAGGGAAGGTGGACAACGGAGGAGGAAGAAATTTTGACCAAGTACATTATGGCCAATGGAGAAGGTTCGTGGAGATCATTGCCGAAAAATACAGGTACTTACcaaagtaattaatatataccattattattattattattatgtacacATTTTGCTTAGCTGGGTACTATTACTACTACCTTTTTGTTGACTGTGAATAAAATTTCTCGTACAAGGTCTAATTTTGTGCCATTGATTGGCTTTCTCTCTAGTTTACTggcattttcaatttttgcttCTGAAGGATTGTTGAGATGCGGGAACAGTTGCAGGCTAAGGTGGATTAACTATTTAAGAGCTGATCTCAAAAGAGGAACCTTTTCTGTTGAGGAGGAAAGTACGATTCTGAAGTTGCATGCTTCGTTTGGCAGCAGGTTGAGAAGAATTTGAAGCAGCTTCAGAAGCTGTGGAAAGAAATGAAGACAAGAAGGGTAGCACTGGATAAGGTGAGTTATACTACCATCATTGGTGCTTATAGTAAAGCAGGTTAGTTTGAAACCTGTGTCAAGCTTTTCAATGAGTATAGGATGAATGAGGGGCTTATTGATAGGGCCATGGCAGGTATAATGGTTGGTGTATTCTCTAAAGATGTCGGGTTGCAAATTTAGGCAAGGTGGATCAAAGAGAGATTTTTTGTGAGATAGTGTTGTTTCAATTTTGCAAACAGTGGCCAAATGTGAAGCTGAAATATTCGAAACCGGTGAGTTATTTGACGCTTGCTTCTTCAGGCACTTTGAGGTGTACAAAAAGATCTATCATATATATCATGTGTAGGTTTTGGTGATGAAAGGTTGTTGCTTGTACAATTTTTAGCTTTATACCCTTTCTATTGTATGCTTCCAAAATCAGATTGTACTCAAGAAACCTCTTTTTAATTATGACTTCCATAATCAAAGTAAAAGGCCATTAGTAGCAGCACAAGATGAAACTGtgctacttttttcttttttctccaccTATAGAGGAGtaaccaaataacacaagttatAGACCTTCACACCATCTTATTCATGATGCAGGTAAAACCACAGGCTAGGTGCAAATACTAAATACTACATAGCATGATATCCCATGAGTATAGGATTAAAATCAGACTATATATTTACATCAACTTAATAGTGAATTTGTTAGAGTAAGGGAACTACAGTGATAAAATGTACCTGTCCTGGAGATGGAGATACAGTCAGGAGGAACCTCCCCTATAGTTGTTCCAATACCCCAGATAGCCTCCAGTTGAACACAAGGCAAAATGCTGCAAAGTGGAACCTgtcatttcaataaaaaaatcacatatattTAGAAActgataaaaatttattcaaaacttgaagAATGTAATCAAGAAAAATATCAACATTGAGTGACACGCATTAAAAAACCAAGTTTTGACTGCCTCTTAACATGTCTCagtaattttaactattttttggaACAAAGAGGGAATGTAATAGAAACTGGTAGTATATTAAAGGAAATAAGTCAACTTCTAGGAGATCAACTCCTTTAAAGCATATAAGTATCATTGAAgcccagaaaaagaaaaaaaaggagaaaataggAATAACaatgcaaaaaaagaaaataacaaccaCAGCTGCAACAAGCAAGCTCTGTCCCCTGGGCAAATGCTTGACCAAAAGGCTACCTTGCAGTCTATGTTGGAGACAAAATGAGGCGGTTTGTTATCCCCATATGATACTTGAAGCAACCTTCCTTTTCAAGATTTGTTGAATCAAGTGGAGGAAGAATTCGGGTAGGACCATCCAATGGGTGGTCTCACAATACCGTGCAGGGAGGATGAGTTCCTAACAGTTACCTCTCACTTGAATAACCTATAAATCGTGTTAATGGAGACACAGATAGATTACAATCAGAAATTAGTACATAaggcattttcttttattgtgagaattttgtattttgtacaGAACTTGAAACCTGTTTCCTGAATGAGAATTAATGCAACACAGGACATTGTTTAATTACTTTTTGCCTTTGTCAAATCTCGATATGGTTTAACATATAACACACAATATCATTACCAAATTTAACTTACTATGGTATTGCCATGGAGTTATTACTACCATGGTATTGCCCCAAAATtcacaacaaaaatagaaagagaTTGCAAATTTTGGTGGACAAAAATTAAGAACTCCAATCCACTCAGTTTCAACGTATGCTTCTTGCATGGTATGGCCATTGTTTTAGTTTATCTAATAGACAAAAGTTATGGAAAATACATTGGTTCCTTCACTTCTTCCCATATAGGGTTTGTGATTACGAGTGATACTATTTTTGAATCGTAAAACAGAAAACTTTTGTCACAGGAGTAAGCCATGTCTattcaaagaagaaaataaacctTCACATTAAgtccaattttattttgcacCTGCTTTGGCAGGGAAGGTGCATCGTGTGTTTAGGTCCTTGCagctcaaatttttaatttgatatgtataataattattagaatACATTTTGTTTCTCCCAAATAATTTTATCTGTCCTTGGTCCAATGGAAAATACTTCTGCTATATTTACGTATACCTTCTTAGAAATCATTTGTGTTCTAttactaatttgaaatttatcagAAGAAATTCTCATCTTTTAACAGAATTTAACTTGGCCCATACAGAGAGGAGTGAaggttgaaaataattaatcaacatAAAGTATAGAGAAGCTCGATCCTTGTGTTgttgagaattttaaattttgaactcTTTATGATGTGAATGATTTAAGAGAAGTcttgagaattttaaattttgaactcTTTATGATGTGAATGATTTGTGTTGGTCCTTAATGCTTTCAGCCATGAATATATATAGGTGAAAGGATATGCTTGAAACCATTAATTGGgtacttaaattatttttgaatgtgGGACATCAGATAGGAGTCATGAGACCAAATGAGAGACATGGCATATGGGGTGTTGTCTTAGACAACTTTGTTAAGAATCAACGTAACAAGTTATTGTAGATAACACGAGTCCCACCTTCTGGATCTATGAAAAAGAAAGTGTAATATGATCTTGTTGACCTTGGATTATTTAGGGTGGTGGGGGTCATGCCAGaaacttcatttaatttatacaaatttcatgcgatcactactaaaaaaagaacaCATACATATATCTCCTAAATTGCAcatagacattttttttttttaaaaaaagaacaagtTACAGGTACAATTTTTTTGGCAAGAATCGAAGAAAGTGAGTGAGAGAAAAGAATCTTCATCTTTATGCATGTTGCGTAGAGAATGTTTAATCACATTGTAACATACCTTGAATATCATATTGGAATACAGAAATAATGAacaataactatatatatatatatatatataaacctgaTGGCAATCTCTCGTTGTTGGGAAACAAGTGTTGCTAGCTGATTGAAAATGTTGCTAAGCTAATGAATAGTGAACTCAACATGGTGATGTTGCTGTTGCAACAATCATTGACTCTCCCCATCCACTTGCTTCCTATAGATTTAAATACTTTAAGGTTTTGTAATGTAAGAATGAAATAGGGGAAATGAGACACTGACCTAGTTGCGAAAATGACCACGGTAAGTGAACAGCGGCCGAAGAAGCTCGATGAGGGGGCCACGCAGCGTAGAAGATAGCTAGCTACGATGGAGACACCGACCAAGTAGTGATTGAGCAAGGGGAAAGTAGCCGTGACTGAGCAAGATAGCTAGCTAGCTGGTTTCACGTGACTAAATTAATCACGATCAACGATTAAGACGATGCCT is a window encoding:
- the LOC100818045 gene encoding uncharacterized protein, producing MGYRIKDMIRDLGQDRFQQAHAPLYEKIENDLKMPFYVGCIDFTRLSAVLALVNLKARFGWSDKSFTELLVLLKKLFPKDNTLPKNQYEAKKILCPVGMEYQKIHACPNDCILYRNDFAELRNCPTCGASRYKVNNDGCSDDATANKSWPAKVCWYLPIIPRFKRFFGNGHDAKNLAWHADGRKSDGLLRHPTDSPQWKEFDCLYPNFGNDPRNLRLGLASDGMNPFGNLSTSHNSWPVLLMIYNLLPWLCMKRKYIMLCMMIASPRQPGNDIGVYLTPLIKKLTTLWEDGVDVWDGNVQQMFRLRAMVFCTINDCPAYGNLSDYSVKGHHACPICEKNTSFLQLKHGKKTVYTRHRRFLKQYHPYRQLKKAFNGCQENESALKPLDGKEVYDRVNDIVTIFGKTQKNLQLRQTYGRKGPYSLIFHTGLIFIKVIDPARLDELENEAAIVLCQIEMYFPPSFFDIMVHLIVHLVREIRMCGPIFLRWMYPIAHYMKVLKGHTKNQHRPEASIVERYVVEECIEFCSQYIEDGKPLGLPETRHDLTSVGKGTRGFNVVTMTQQEVSQAHLYVLNNTTKVIPYINDHKKKLTEMNPKKNMMRVLQDHNRYFINWFRETIFANDGASKRLRLLVVGPNLNVVTWKGYDINNYSFYTKCQDDKNSMQNNGVIVDADFNHFCSASDNSLIRASMPYFGVIQEI